In Ovis aries strain OAR_USU_Benz2616 breed Rambouillet chromosome 22, ARS-UI_Ramb_v3.0, whole genome shotgun sequence, the DNA window GCATAGAATGAATAAGAAGATCATGGTCCGTCAGATTCAAGGTTAATCCCTCTGTTCTCAGGGTTCTTCTCTGCAAAATGGCAGTAGTAATATTCACCTTGCAAGGCTATTGGTAGGGTTAGatgagataatccatgtaaaGCACTGATGTTCAGTAAATTTCATCCATTTTCCAAGTATTTTCccaatttttcattttggaaaatttcaaaccTTAAAAATGTTGAAAGGATAGTAGAATAATATCCAATATACCCATTGCAGTAGTTTGTTCACAGTGCCATAGAGAAACCCACAGACTGGGTAGCTTCAacaacagaattttgttttttcacagttccagaggctgggaTTCCAAAGTTAGGGTGCCGGCAGAGGTGGCTTCTGGTGAGACctttcttcctggtttgcagatggcacCTTCCTGCTGTGTCTGCTGAGGCCTCTTTGTATGAGTAACTCCTGGTGTCCCCCTTCTTCTTACAGGGACTTCAGTTCTCCTAGATTAGCGCCCCACTCTTATGACCTCAGTTACATTTAATTACCTTCTTAAAGGCCCTATGTCTACATATATAGTCACATTATGGATTAAAACTTCAATATGGATTTTcagggggacacagttcagtccataattgttgtttttgttcagtcactaagtcatatccaactgtttgtgacctcacaacatgccaggcaggcttccctgtccttcactatctcccagactgctcaaattcctgtccattgtgttgatgatgccatccaaccatctcattctctgtcatccccttctcctcctgctttcaatctttcccaacatcagggtcttttccagtaaatcggctctttgcatcaggtggccaaagtattggagcttcagctctagtatcagtctttccaatgaatattcagagttgatttcctttaggattgattggtttgatctccttggtatTTAATTTCCCTATTCACTACTGACCAGCATGGAAAACCTCAGACTGAATGTTTGAGATTCTCTGCATTGATTTTTGGAGGAAGTCGTGGTTATGGGTGTGTTGGGGCGCGGAGGGGGCTCTCTTCATGGGGAGGATAAGCTGCATGAGGATGGTGTGTTACGTCCTTcagtgggagaggggtggggtgacTATGCCTGTGCTTTACTCTCTCCTTGCCATCCATGAGAACTGATGAAACATTAAATCTTTTCATTGTTGGCAGCATCTGGCATGGAGGTTCCAGCTCTGCTCCTGAGGGTGCTGCCACTCCAGACCCCTGCCTCGTGTCCCCAGAGGTGACTGAGCCGAGAGAGCACCCACAGGCAGCCAGGGGTCCAGAAGATTCTCCACGTCCCAGCACACCGGAGCCCCAGGAGTGGGAGAGTCCCTCGTCTTCCATGCGCTTTGCCGAGGGCCCCCCGGAAGGTTGCTTGGCAAGCCCAGAAGGGGAACCTGAAGGTTGGCCCCTGGTTCAACACTCTCGGAGGGAACTTTCTCCAAATGGCCCAGGAGAGGCCTCGGCAGCCTCTGTCCCTCAGGACGACAACTTGACTCAGCGCAAGGTGGTTTCTGTCATCCCCAGTGCCGAAGGAGAGACAGGCTTGAAGGAAGAAGAAGGGCAGAGACTGTCTTCCTCCAGCTCCACTGACCAGTTGGCAGGAATTCCACCAACTGCTCCTCCAGAGCCCATGAAGGTGCAGCTGCCTGGAGAGGATGCCCGGCCTGGTGATTTCAAGTCCCAAGGGCAAGAGGCTGCAGCTGGCTTACCACGGCCAGAGTCCCGGCAGGGAACCCCCAAGGCCCCTGCTGCCCACCTAGGCCAGGAGAGCTCAGCCAGCCTGGAGGAGCCTCCCCTAAAACCTGAGATCTCAACCTCGCAAGAGCCAGCCCCCGAATGCCCAGTGGAGGGGCCACCTCAGGATTTCACCGATGACACGGGATTCCTCGGGGCCTGCCCTCCCACTGGGACCAGTTCAGGGGCTGCCCAAGAAGCCAAAGCGAAGTCCGATTTCCAGGAAAGCTGCCAGCAGCCGATGGGAGCACTCCCACCCACAGGGCTGCCCTGGGATTCACTGGGTCCTGCCCTGGTGCCGGGGGCCAAGGGCTCTTGGGAGGAGACTCTGGGTGCCCTTGATGCTCAGGGTCACTCACAGACCAGGAGCCAAGATGCTCAGCCTAGTCAAGTCACCTGGGCAGCAATAGGTGATCAGCCCGAGGGAATTTTGTTCATGAGCCCTGAGTCTGCCCCACACGCCGCAACTGAGGATGTGGGTCCAGCTTCAagcctcccctcccagccagctGCTCTGGCCTCCGTGGCTGCAGAACAAGCCAAGGAGATGGTTTCCATGGCCGAGATGCCTGTTCTCACAGATCTGGCTACAGAGTGGGCAGAAGCAGGGTTGTCAGGACCGGAGAAGCAAGCATCAGACCtcagaggagaaggagagggtctGGAAGGAGGCTCCAGAGAGATTCCTGCTCCTGCCCCCCCGAAGGAGAGGGCAGAGCTTGGGAACAGGGAGCTAAGCCATGAAGTCCATCCAAAGGTTCCAGCTCTCCCCACTCCCAGTGCATCAGATGAGAGTGCCAGCAGGTCACCAGGGCCGAAGGATGAAGCTGAGCCCCCCGAAGGCCCAGCTGTGGCTAACGAGGAAAGCAAAGTCGCTGGGGCTGATCCTAGAGGACAGAGAGCAGCCCCAGGGCCCCTTGATGGTGCAGATACTGGGAATCTACAGGCAGAACAACCTGAGGCCTGGGACTGCAAGCCTGACCCAGAGGTGGACAAGGACGAGGTTTCACAGCTGACTGGCGATGAGGAGAGCAAAGGCCTTCCGAACACAGTCCTAGCACAGCCACTTGGAGAGGAGATCCCCGGGCACACGGACAGGTCTGACTGTCCCTTAGAAGATGCAGCTTGGAACGTGGTGGCCCGTGGGATGATGGGAGAATCTCAAGTGGTCCACGCATCGGGCTCACTGCACCAGCTCCCTGAACAGCATCCCAGCCCACCCTCTGGGCCAGAAGGAGCTGGTGAATGTGTTCTTCCCCGGGGAACCATCTGGGCAGGGCCGGAACCACAGACCAAATGTCCCGACACCCTTCAGGACGTGGAGGGACTGGGAAGAATGGACTCTCTTCCTGCTTTAGAATCTGAGAAATCAGATTTCCTGTCGGCTCCTGCTCCAGAGGTCGTCCCCAAAGCCCAGGAGGCGGAGAGCATGCCTGAAATAAAGTCAGGGAGCCACCCATCTGCACAGAGGCCCGGCCATAGGGAGGGGGAGGGCTTGCTAAGATCTCCCCACCCCCGTGGGCTGGGGCGTGACACAGCTGGACAGGAAGTCCTTGCTGATGGGCCCCCTCCCCCTGAGGAGGAGAACTGGGCAGTGGACTGCAGGCTCACGACGCTCAGCCTAGAGCAAGGTCGGCAGGGAAACCTATCCCACCCGGGGGACAGCGGTATAGAAGTGACTGCATCCGAGAGGCCCTTACTGTGTCCTGAGAACCATCTCCAAACATCCCAGACACACCCAGACGCATTGGTCTTCAATATGCTCAGGGAGACATCCCAAGGGTGCGGAAGCAAAGAAGAGGCTTATCCAGGTGATACGGATTTTAAGAACCTGGGTGCCGATTCTCCACAAATCCACACACCCGTGGGACCGCGGGAAGATGTGAACTTGTCCACTCATGGAGGCAAGCAACCGGCTTCTGAAACGGAACTTCAAAGTGAGCTCCCCAAAGGCAGTCTGTCTGATGCTCCGAGTTCACCTCCTGGGGGCACAGTTCTGGAGAATCCTGAGACCGAGAAGTCGCAGTTGTCAGCACCCATGAAGCCTGAGTTGCCTGCACTCAGGGAGAAGGGGCAAGAGGGAGAATGCAGCGGCAGTCAGCCGTCCAGGAGCTTATCTCCTGCAGCAGACACTTCCCAAGACCCTTCTCTTGCAGGTAGCTTGAGCAGAAAGGAATATAGCTGTGCTGGGCAGGGGCCAAACGAGTCCCAACAGGAGCTGGTTGACGGGCTGAACACCGGCAGCCAGCATGAAGAAGCATGTCTTGAGGACGCAGGCATTTCAGGAGCAGCTGACGCTTGGCCCCAGCTCCAGGATTTGGGCAAGACAGAGAAGGCAAGTGGAAACACCGTGGGGGCCCCGCCTTGTTGGCCTGACTCAGTAGCTCTCCCGGAGGCAGCTCACAGCCAGTCAGTTCCAGCACCTGCCAGCCCCCGAGCCACACCCGCCCAGGATGCCCCAGTGAGAGAGGCAGGTGAAGAAACCCAGGAGGGCAGGCAGCAACCGGGGTTGgtcccacagaaggaaatggaGCACCTCACTGCCTCAGATGCAGAGGTCCTGGagctttctggaattttcccaTCAGCCAAGGATCAAGGTGTGGATGGTGCTGAGACTTGCGGGAAGGCGGACGGAGGAGCCCTGGGGATGTGGCAGGCTCCGGGGGAGCCAGGCTCCCTCCGAACAGAGCAGCACTCTTCCCCTGGGGAGGAAGCCTCTACCTCTGCTCTAGGTGAGCAGCACTTGGCCAGCTGCCAGGATGCCTGGCCACTAGCCAGGGAGCTGGCTGAGAGTCCCAGAAGCGTGGCAGATCTTTCTGCAGCACAGGTTGTCCCTGACCCACAGAGGCTCCTGCCGTCTGGACCCCCGGAGGAGGCTGCCCCTGGTACTCCTTACCTGCACATCGAGGGTGCTGCCAGGAAAGGGCTGGAAGACAGTGTTGTGAAAGCTGTTTCACCCCAAGGCCCCGGAGCCCCTGGGGAAAGCCCTTGTTCCACTCGGGAGCCCCTGCTTGCCTCGGAAatagcctcctccagggagggCTCTGCTGAGTCCTCCTTCTTGCaagcaggagctgcaggtgaGGGAATCTCTGCAGCACCAGCCAGCCTTGGAAGCTCCAAAGCTGCGACCTCGGAGGGTCCTGTGGACTCTGTACCGTACTTGGACAGGATGCCGTTTCTGGCCAAGACTAAGGAGACCACAGGGGAGGAGAAATGGTCAGGAGCTCCCGGTGCAAGTGCTGAGCCCGGCGAAATTCCAGCATGCCCCGTCAGTGAGGAGAGCAAGGCAGGGGAAGCAGCAAGAGAGACCGAGGGCAGCGGGGAGAGGATGCTAGAGCCTTCCAAGGATCCCAGGCAGGGAGCATCAGCTGGTGTAGACGCAAGCTGCAGGCAGACTGGGATGCTCGCTGGGTTGCCTGATTTCAGGGAGCACATCACCAAGATCTTCGAGAAGTCTGTGCTTGGAGCCCTGACCGCCGATTGGCCCCAGAGCACACAGGGAGAAAAGGCGGGAGCCGGGAAGAGGGTGATGGGCAAGGGCCTCATGGTGCCAAGCCCAGAGAAGCTTCCAGATGGGACTCAAGGAGTGGCCgtcacccctctccccacccttcctACTGGTCTCTGGGTGGACTCAAAGGAGAAGAAGCAAGAGCTGGCCGTAGAGGCTGAGATTTCTCGTCTGGGTCCCCAGGATCCAGCTCTAGGAGAGCTGCCCGGGCTGGCCTGGCTGGCCGCAGAGCACACCCTGCCGGGCGCCAGTGATGGAAAGGAAGTAAGCGAGGCCCCGCAGGTGCTGGCGGACAGCAAGAAGCTGGAGGGGGCTGGAGAAGGCTGGTGGCGGGGACCTGGAGGAGGCCAGGCCCATTCACAGCAGGCAGGTGGCCCACAGGAAGCAGCTTCAGATCTGTCTTCACAGGCGGCTTCTCCAGAGGCTTCCGGGGCTGACTTGCAGGTGGCTCCCCAGAGCCATGCAGAAGGGGACTCTGGTCCAGATGACAGCATTCCTTCTGGAAAACAGAGCCAGGAAACAGCCCACCAGGACAGTCAACCCAGAGAAGATGGTCCCCGGGGCTCTTCTCACCCCCGGGCTCTGGGTGACATGCCAGGATCCACCTCTGCCTGGGGAGCATCTCCCCACGGGGACGTCCCACCTCTGCCCGAGGCCGTCGGTCAGCCCTGCACCCCAGACCCACTTGGGGGTGAGAGGAGGCGTGCAGGTGCAGCTGGCATCTCGGAAACACAAGATGCCCTGGGCACCCAGGGCGTCCGGGAGCCCCCAGCTGGGGAAGTGGCAGATAATCCGCTGGAGCCCGGCTTGGAAGCTGGAGCTGCTGGGGAAGCAGAGGGTGACGTCACTGTGAACACAGCTGGGACCCGGACATGTGTGTCTGAGGACCTGCCTGAAACAGGTACTACGAGAATGTTCTCTGGTGCGGCTGTTGCCTCGGCTGTGCCAGGAAGCCCTGGGGACCCAGGCTGCTCAGAAGGGGCTCTGAGGATGGATGCTGAAGTCGCCCCAGGTGGGGGCTGCCCGGCCGGGCCCCCACAGGCTGAGGAGCAACCCAGGCCTGAGTTCCCTGCTTTTGCGGAGGATGGGAAGATAGGTGTCTCCTCACCCACAGAACCTGACAAAACTCGGGACCTGAAGCTGCAAAACCTGGATCCAGAAGCACTGGATGCTGAGAGGTACTTAGAATAAATTCACACGCTAATGTGGGGTCAACTGTAAAAgtgattctcatttttaaaagtcaaagtgaTGAGCGGCTTTAAAGAAGCTTCATTTTTCCGTATCTAATTGTTTAAATTTCCCTACTTACAATCTCTGGATGTGCTGAGAGTCTGAAAACATGTGAGAAATGGTTTGGAGGCGTCTGTTTGGTTTGGAGGAGCTGTCTGTTTAAcacatcttttttcctttccttgtgttctttaattcttctaactGAAATTGTAAAGCATGAAATATTTACAGGCCAGCAGTGGACTATGGGGTCATAGGTTATGGTcagtcagactatttt includes these proteins:
- the TACC2 gene encoding transforming acidic coiled-coil-containing protein 2 isoform X36; translation: MGNENSSSGNQQEDSGLNNVILWPPNPEPLQKTSLARSSGSVQPPGNSQRVERKPEEASEGTDPGDRPSIWHGGSSSAPEGAATPDPCLVSPEVTEPREHPQAARGPEDSPRPSTPEPQEWESPSSSMRFAEGPPEGCLASPEGEPEGWPLVQHSRRELSPNGPGEASAASVPQDDNLTQRKVVSVIPSAEGETGLKEEEGQRLSSSSSTDQLAGIPPTAPPEPMKVQLPGEDARPGDFKSQGQEAAAGLPRPESRQGTPKAPAAHLGQESSASLEEPPLKPEISTSQEPAPECPVEGPPQDFTDDTGFLGACPPTGTSSGAAQEAKAKSDFQESCQQPMGALPPTGLPWDSLGPALVPGAKGSWEETLGALDAQGHSQTRSQDAQPSQVTWAAIGDQPEGILFMSPESAPHAATEDVGPASSLPSQPAALASVAAEQAKEMVSMAEMPVLTDLATEWAEAGLSGPEKQASDLRGEGEGLEGGSREIPAPAPPKERAELGNRELSHEVHPKVPALPTPSASDESASRSPGPKDEAEPPEGPAVANEESKVAGADPRGQRAAPGPLDGADTGNLQAEQPEAWDCKPDPEVDKDEVSQLTGDEESKGLPNTVLAQPLGEEIPGHTDRSDCPLEDAAWNVVARGMMGESQVVHASGSLHQLPEQHPSPPSGPEGAGECVLPRGTIWAGPEPQTKCPDTLQDVEGLGRMDSLPALESEKSDFLSAPAPEVVPKAQEAESMPEIKSGSHPSAQRPGHREGEGLLRSPHPRGLGRDTAGQEVLADGPPPPEEENWAVDCRLTTLSLEQGRQGNLSHPGDSGIEVTASERPLLCPENHLQTSQTHPDALVFNMLRETSQGCGSKEEAYPGDTDFKNLGADSPQIHTPVGPREDVNLSTHGGKQPASETELQSELPKGSLSDAPSSPPGGTVLENPETEKSQLSAPMKPELPALREKGQEGECSGSQPSRSLSPAADTSQDPSLAGSLSRKEYSCAGQGPNESQQELVDGLNTGSQHEEACLEDAGISGAADAWPQLQDLGKTEKASGNTVGAPPCWPDSVALPEAAHSQSVPAPASPRATPAQDAPVREAGEETQEGRQQPGLVPQKEMEHLTASDAEVLELSGIFPSAKDQGVDGAETCGKADGGALGMWQAPGEPGSLRTEQHSSPGEEASTSALGEQHLASCQDAWPLARELAESPRSVADLSAAQVVPDPQRLLPSGPPEEAAPGTPYLHIEGAARKGLEDSVVKAVSPQGPGAPGESPCSTREPLLASEIASSREGSAESSFLQAGAAGEGISAAPASLGSSKAATSEGPVDSVPYLDRMPFLAKTKETTGEEKWSGAPGASAEPGEIPACPVSEESKAGEAARETEGSGERMLEPSKDPRQGASAGVDASCRQTGMLAGLPDFREHITKIFEKSVLGALTADWPQSTQGEKAGAGKRVMGKGLMVPSPEKLPDGTQGVAVTPLPTLPTGLWVDSKEKKQELAVEAEISRLGPQDPALGELPGLAWLAAEHTLPGASDGKEVSEAPQVLADSKKLEGAGEGWWRGPGGGQAHSQQAGGPQEAASDLSSQAASPEASGADLQVAPQSHAEGDSGPDDSIPSGKQSQETAHQDSQPREDGPRGSSHPRALGDMPGSTSAWGASPHGDVPPLPEAVGQPCTPDPLGGERRRAGAAGISETQDALGTQGVREPPAGEVADNPLEPGLEAGAAGEAEGDVTVNTAGTRTCVSEDLPETGTTRMFSGAAVASAVPGSPGDPGCSEGALRMDAEVAPGGGCPAGPPQAEEQPRPEFPAFAEDGKIGVSSPTEPDKTRDLKLQNLDPEALDAERKIPKAGPSTLPLVPEKDAPDITDEVISDDASSAGGAESSLVPDGVIQPAALEDLENSLLAASTSHSDVSGQVSTDLTAQSTIPAAARVDLTAPASEYASLPSAPAGDGVEASVPSCQRLAKDLSRSSDSEEAFETPESTTPVKAPPAPPPPPPEVITAPEVSVQAPLEEPGCSSEPASVPDGPRSSSVEGSPFHPPPHSFSAVFDEDKPIASSGTYNLDFDNIELVDNLQTLEPRPSDPKNQDCKVNSRRKSTDSVPTSKSTLSRSLSLQASDFDGASCSGNPEATAPVADAYSAGSSSASSTLKRTKKPRPPSLKKKQTTKKPPETPPVRETQHEPTGESPDPSEENQTAGTRPEPARAEGSRSALSEEAPPEPAAAPKAACPLDCEAAEGAVPPASGGGRVQNSPPIGRRTLPLATAPEAVEVTPSDSGGQEDSPAKGLSVRLEFDYSEDKGSWDTQQETPPPTKKIGKKPVAKMPLRRPKMKKTPEKLDNTPASPTRSPAEPNDIPIAKGTYTFDIDKWDDPNFNPFSSTSKMQESPKLPQQSYNFDPDACDESTDPFKTCSKAPSSPSKSPASFEIPASAVEANGVDGDGLNKPAKKKKTPLKTDTFRVKKSPKRSPLSDPPSQDPTPVATPETPPVISAVVHATDEEKLAVTNQKWTCMTVDLEADKQDYPQPSDLSTFVNETKFNSPTEELDYRNSYEIEYMEKIGSSLPQDNDAPKKQALYLMFDTSQESPVKSPPVRMSESPTPCSGSSFEETEALVNTGAKIQHPVARGLAPNQEPHLQVPEKSSQKELEAMALGTASEVMEIREAAHPPDVSISKTALYSRIGTAEVEKPAGLLFQQPDLDSALQIARAEIITKEREVSEWKDKYEESRREVMEMRKIVAEYEKTIAQMIEDEQREKSVSHQTVQQLVLEKEQALADLNSVEKSLADLFRRYEKMKEVLEGFRKNEEVLKKCAQEYLSRVKKEEQRYQALKVHAEEKLDRANAEIAQVRGKAQQEQAAYQASLRKEQLRVDALERTLEQKNKEIEELTKICDELIAKMGKS
- the TACC2 gene encoding transforming acidic coiled-coil-containing protein 2 isoform X14, yielding MGNENSSSGNQQEDSGLNNVILWPPNPEPLQTSLARSSGSVQPPGNSQRVERKPEEASEGTDPGDRPSIWHGGSSSAPEGAATPDPCLVSPEVTEPREHPQAARGPEDSPRPSTPEPQEWESPSSSMRFAEGPPEGCLASPEGEPEGWPLVQHSRRELSPNGPGEASAASVPQDDNLTQRKVVSVIPSAEGETGLKEEEGQRLSSSSSTDQLAGIPPTAPPEPMKVQLPGEDARPGDFKSQGQEAAAGLPRPESRQGTPKAPAAHLGQESSASLEEPPLKPEISTSQEPAPECPVEGPPQDFTDDTGFLGACPPTGTSSGAAQEAKAKSDFQESCQQPMGALPPTGLPWDSLGPALVPGAKGSWEETLGALDAQGHSQTRSQDAQPSQVTWAAIGDQPEGILFMSPESAPHAATEDVGPASSLPSQPAALASVAAEQAKEMVSMAEMPVLTDLATEWAEAGLSGPEKQASDLRGEGEGLEGGSREIPAPAPPKERAELGNRELSHEVHPKVPALPTPSASDESASRSPGPKDEAEPPEGPAVANEESKVAGADPRGQRAAPGPLDGADTGNLQAEQPEAWDCKPDPEVDKDEVSQLTGDEESKGLPNTVLAQPLGEEIPGHTDRSDCPLEDAAWNVVARGMMGESQVVHASGSLHQLPEQHPSPPSGPEGAGECVLPRGTIWAGPEPQTKCPDTLQDVEGLGRMDSLPALESEKSDFLSAPAPEVVPKAQEAESMPEIKSGSHPSAQRPGHREGEGLLRSPHPRGLGRDTAGQEVLADGPPPPEEENWAVDCRLTTLSLEQGRQGNLSHPGDSGIEVTASERPLLCPENHLQTSQTHPDALVFNMLRETSQGCGSKEEAYPGDTDFKNLGADSPQIHTPVGPREDVNLSTHGGKQPASETELQSELPKGSLSDAPSSPPGGTVLENPETEKSQLSAPMKPELPALREKGQEGECSGSQPSRSLSPAADTSQDPSLAGSLSRKEYSCAGQGPNESQQELVDGLNTGSQHEEACLEDAGISGAADAWPQLQDLGKTEKASGNTVGAPPCWPDSVALPEAAHSQSVPAPASPRATPAQDAPVREAGEETQEGRQQPGLVPQKEMEHLTASDAEVLELSGIFPSAKDQGVDGAETCGKADGGALGMWQAPGEPGSLRTEQHSSPGEEASTSALGEQHLASCQDAWPLARELAESPRSVADLSAAQVVPDPQRLLPSGPPEEAAPGTPYLHIEGAARKGLEDSVVKAVSPQGPGAPGESPCSTREPLLASEIASSREGSAESSFLQAGAAGEGISAAPASLGSSKAATSEGPVDSVPYLDRMPFLAKTKETTGEEKWSGAPGASAEPGEIPACPVSEESKAGEAARETEGSGERMLEPSKDPRQGASAGVDASCRQTGMLAGLPDFREHITKIFEKSVLGALTADWPQSTQGEKAGAGKRVMGKGLMVPSPEKLPDGTQGVAVTPLPTLPTGLWVDSKEKKQELAVEAEISRLGPQDPALGELPGLAWLAAEHTLPGASDGKEVSEAPQVLADSKKLEGAGEGWWRGPGGGQAHSQQAGGPQEAASDLSSQAASPEASGADLQVAPQSHAEGDSGPDDSIPSGKQSQETAHQDSQPREDGPRGSSHPRALGDMPGSTSAWGASPHGDVPPLPEAVGQPCTPDPLGGERRRAGAAGISETQDALGTQGVREPPAGEVADNPLEPGLEAGAAGEAEGDVTVNTAGTRTCVSEDLPETGTTRMFSGAAVASAVPGSPGDPGCSEGALRMDAEVAPGGGCPAGPPQAEEQPRPEFPAFAEDGKIGVSSPTEPDKTRDLKLQNLDPEALDAERKIPKAGPSTLPLVPEKDAPDITDEVISDDASSAGGAESSLVPDGVIQPAALEDLENSLLAASTSHSDVSGQVSTDLTAQSTIPAAARVDLTAPASEYASLPSAPAGDGVEASVPSCQRLAKDLSRSSDSEEAFETPESTTPVKAPPAPPPPPPEVITAPEVSVQAPLEEPGCSSEPASVPDGPRSSSVEGSPFHPPPHSFSAVFDEDKPIASSGTYNLDFDNIELVDNLQTLEPRPSDPKNQDCKVNSRRKSTDSVPTSKSTLSRSLSLQASDFDGASCSGNPEATAPVADAYSAGSSSASSTLKRTKKPRPPSLKKKQTTKKPPETPPVRETQHEPTGESPDPSEENQTAGTRPEPARAEGSRSALSEEAPPEPAAAPKAACPLDCEAAEGAVPPASGGGRVQNSPPIGRRTLPLATAPEAVEVTPSDSGGQEDSPAKGLSVRLEFDYSEDKGSWDTQQETPPPTKKIGKKPVAKMPLRRPKMKKTPEKLDNTPASPTRSPAEPNDIPIAKGTYTFDIDKWDDPNFNPFSSTSKMQESPKLPQQSYNFDPDACDESTDPFKTCSKAPSSPSKSPASFEIPASAVEANGVDGDGLNKPAKKKKTPLKTDTFRVKKSPKRSPLSDPPSQDPTPVATPETPPVISAVVHATDEEKLAVTNQKWTCMTVDLEADKQDYPQPSDLSTFVNETKFNSPTEGKQRGGQLDSHPALEATAPREQRARKETAKPELDYRNSYEIEYMEKIGSSLPQDNDAPKKQALYLMFDTSQESPVKSPPVRMSESPTPCSGSSFEETEALVNTGAKIQHPVARGLAPNQEPHLQVPEKSSQKELEAMALGTASEVMEITAPEGSFASADALLSRLAHPASLCGALDYLEPDLAEKNPPVFAQKLQEELEFAIMRIEALKLARQIALAARSRQDTKREAAHPPDVSISKTALYSRIGTAEVEKPAGLLFQQPDLDSALQIARAEIITKEREVSEWKDKYEESRREVMEMRKIVAEYEKTIAQMIEDEQREKSVSHQTVQQLVLEKEQALADLNSVEKSLADLFRRYEKMKEVLEGFRKNEEVLKKCAQEYLSRVKKEEQRYQALKVHAEEKLDRANAEIAQVRGKAQQEQAAYQASLRKEQLRVDALERTLEQKNKEIEELTKICDELIAKMGKS